CCTCACACTGTGGTCAAGATACCCACAAAGTAGCCTTCAGCCTTCATAGCTAAGGATACAGATCCCCAAACAGTCAAAGACTTCAAGCCTAGAACACGGAGCATATCCCCCTCTCTAAACAGCTCTCAGGCCTCAACTCTGGAACACACATCAACCCCTCAACAGTTCTgagacttctcagagcctcacaTTCTGGGACACACTGCCACCTCCTCCCATTCTGGGGCAGACTCCAAAACGGCCCCCAAATCTCAAACTCTTAGGCATATACAAACCATCCTACCCCAAATAAAGGTTCAGGGCCTTCATATCCAGGGACCCAGGCCTCTAGATAGCTCAGGAACATTGCATCCTGGGATATCACCCCCTGCATAGCAGCTTAGACGCCCCATGCCTCGGACCACCTCCCCGACCTCAGCCCAGAAGCTTCCTACTGGGACAACCACTCTGATCCCACTTGACCCCTCCCAGCTCAAAACTGTCATGGGGAGGAACactgatcccaaactcctcagAGATACTCTAACCAGGGGAGACACACCCATGGCAACCTAGAGCTCACAGCAGGAAAACCCCCAAATGGCTTAGAGACCTCAATGCCCAGGAGGAAAAGGTGACCCAACGACCCACACTCCCCCTGGCCCAGCCCATAGGAGTCTCACCACAGGTCGACACCCTGATCATACTGGCGGGCACCATACAGGAGCTCAGGGGCTCGGTACCACCTGTGAGAGGAGGGCAGGTGGTCACAGCCAGGTCACCGGTCTGTCAGGAAGCTGCCTCGGAAGGTCATCCTGGCCCCCACACCAGCCCCAAGAGCACTGTTTGGACAGAAGGTCCAGAAGCATCTCTTCCCAGCAGGAGGGTTGGGGCCTGTCTATTGCCAGGTCCTGCTTGGGAACTGGTCCTCCCTACCTGGTGGCCACCTGGTGCGTGTAGAGACGGCTGCCATCTGGGGAAAAGACCCGGGCCAGGCCAAAGTCCGCTATCTTGAGCTGGCCCGAGGCACTGATAAGCAGGTTGGCTGGTTTCAGGTTCTGAGAGCACCCAAAGAGGCATCAGTTCCTCCAGAGCCCCCACAGGACCTCGGGACAGGAGGGCTTGGCAGGCTGGGCACCCAGGTCAGCGCAAGACCTGACCTCCTCCagggccccagccctggcctcctACCCATaggccctgccccctctgtccctTTTCTAACCATGCCCTTCATCAAGGGCTGGCCTACCCACAGCCCAGCCACCCCCCCGGTCCCACCCCAGCCCATGCTGGAACTGACCCGATGTACAATGTTGTTGGCATGGCAGAAAGCGACCCCCTTGAGCAGCATCTGCAGGTAGTTCTTGACCTGCGCCTGGGTCAGCGGCCTCTGGGCGTGGCGCACCACCTCAGCCAGATCTGACAGCATGAACTCGAAGGCCAGCACGAAGCCTGCGCCATGCGGGAACACGGCCTTCAGCTGTACCACCTGCAAGCGGGGCATCCCGTCAGCCTCCAGACTCACATGGCTCAGACTCTCTCTGGGACCCTCAGCCCTTGCACCAACAGAGGACCAGGCAGGCAGAGATGGTGGCATGAGATCTGAGCTCAGAATCAGGGAGCTTGGTGATCTCTTGCTTCCCTCTCCCAGGAGAAGGCAAGTCCCTACTCTAATGCTCCAGTAAACACTCAGGGAAAAGGAGGTCTAAGAAAGGCGACTTAGGGCAGTGTCTGGTCCCCCACCCAGCCCACGAACTGGAAAATCacctggaaacacacacacacacacaggtgatcACAACTCCCAGCACTGGGAGAGCAGGAGACATGTCACATATACTTCCTGAGGGCCCACAAGGTCACAAGGGCAGGCTGCACAGTAGTGAACAGGAGCAAGAGCTGGTGGGTCCTGAAGGACTTGAAGGAGCTCAGGGGACAAATGACTGACAAATGACCAAACAACAAACGTATAGGGTATTTTGATGAAGATTCtgatgaagaaagaagagaaggcatCTGGAAAGGAGCTCTGGGCCAGGGGACAGCAAACACAAGGCCCGGAGGCAAGAACAGGAAGGAGGCTGCTCTGTTCTGTACTCCTGGAGCCTAGACAGTGCTTATCACGGGAGAGACACTTAAGAAGTTGTGAATGAAAAAGGAGGCTGGAGCGGGGTGGAAGCAGATGGTGACAGTTCTTTCAGAGTGAAGAGAAGCCTCTGGAGCTTTTCAAGCCAGGGAGTGGATGATTTCATGTACATTTTTTGACTGTGGAGTGGAGGCAGTGGCGGGGGGGCAGAGGAGCCTGCTGTAGTTGTTCTGATGAGAGGTGAGGATGGCCTGGGCCAGGATAAGATCTGGAGTGTTTTAAAGATAGACTCTTCAGGACTGCTGATGCACAGGACATGGGACCGTATCACCAGCTTCCTATGGGCCCTCCACCTCTCCCACACACAAGCTGTCAGCAAAGCCCTTTTactttcctcaaaaaacaagaatggCCATATTGCTGTTTTTGTGATGTTGAGGGTAGTAgacactcattttacagattgggaCAAACAAATACATTCAGATAATACccaaaattataatgaaaaaaacagcaaaagaaaactcCTATCACCTACAGTCAACCTTAGGAGTCTATTCCACCAGACTTTACAAGAGACATGGCACACACAGACATGTCTTCgtatacatatacaaaatattttcatacaaaACCAAGATGACACACGCAGTTTTATAACATGCTTGTGTCACCCAATATATCAAGGACATCTCCAGAGAATAAGAAACAAGTCAGAGTATCACCCACCCTTAGGTGGGTGGACCTACCCTTGTCACTCCCCAGGAAGTTAAGCACATCCTCTACTCAGGACATGGACAAGAGAGAATACCACAAAGAGAATGAAACTGGGTGTGTGAGGTGTCTCTCCTCGTGTGCCcacagcccctcccaggcctgtcaCAGCACAAACCACGCCAGATGGGCGCTGTAGCCTTTGTCCATCTCCCCTACCACACTTCAGTTCTCAAGAGCAGGGTAGGGGCTGGTTTCTGTGTTGCCAGTAGCCAGTAGAGGGTAGAGTCTATGGGAGGCCCCAATGTTAAACCGTCCTGATTCTGCGATCAGACCTGGGCCAAAGCCTCCACAGACAAGCGGAACAAGCTGAGCACCCATAAGCTGGTGGCTGCGCCTCCTCCCCTGGCCTGAGATAGGGAGAGCCTGAACGTGCCTTGCGGAGCAGAGGACAAAACTCAGAAGGACAATATACATAAAGCAGTTAACCTGGCATGCAGAACATAACAGGAGCTCAATAGGTGgcaattatcattatcatcagaaATCACCAAGTGTTTTGAGAAAAAAGGGATAAGTTAGTGAATGAGCGAACGAGTACGCGAAGAAATAAGCGAGTGAACGAgagggaatgaatgagtgaagtaaTTGGGTGAATGAGGGTGAACAACAAGTGGAGAAGAAAGGGAGTGAGTGAGGGGTGAGGAAGCAAATGAGTGAACAGTGACTGCAGGACCTCAGAGTGGGAGTGAGTGGAGGAGGGCGGGAACCAGCACCTCAGAACACCAGCCCCACTCACATACTGACTGTCCTCGATCTCCTGCAAGGCCTTGATCTCCCGCAGGGCCTGGTTGGGGATGCCATCCTCCAGCCGCCCGCAGGGCCACCTTCTTGAGGGCAACGATCTCTCCAGTCTGTTTGGGACAGGACGCAGACACTGCAGGCCCATCCCCGGCTGGAAAAGGGGTTGCGACGCCGAGGCCTGAGGCCCTCGTGGGGGTGGGACGCGCCCCCCACCCCGTGCTGGAGGGAAATCAGGGCCAGCAGGCGCAGCGCTGAGCAAATAGCTCAGAGACATCCACGCCACGCTCCTAGGGGGCACTCGCCCGAAGAAAGCACCGCTGGTTGCTGGACGCCGTCCACTCAAGAGAGCAAAGGAGGCGGGAGCACGCCACGAAAAGCTGCGGGGAGGCAGGAGCCCAAGCGTGGGTCGGGACAACGGGTAGATCTCAATGGAACcgaaggaggaagggctgggtgctCACCTCCACGTGCTTGGCCTTGAAGACGATGCCGTGCGCGCCCTCCCCAATGCGGCCCAGGATGCAGTACTGCTCCATAGCCCTCTGCCAGACACCCGGACCCTCTGCAATCACAGCCCCTCCCCGGCACCCCTAGCTTTCCGCATTAGCCCGCCCTGCCTCCCGCGCCCAGATGCGGCTGCCTAGCAACGGCGCAGGAAAGAGCGCAGAGGCCGGGAGGCCGAAGGCAGCTACAGGCGGCGTCCAGGCCTGTCT
The window above is part of the Eubalaena glacialis isolate mEubGla1 chromosome 9, mEubGla1.1.hap2.+ XY, whole genome shotgun sequence genome. Proteins encoded here:
- the LOC133098012 gene encoding LOW QUALITY PROTEIN: cyclin-dependent kinase 20-like (The sequence of the model RefSeq protein was modified relative to this genomic sequence to represent the inferred CDS: deleted 1 base in 1 codon); the encoded protein is MEQYCILGRIGEGAHGIVFKAKHVETGEIVALKKVALRRLEDGIPNQALREIKALQEIEDSQYVVQLKAVFPHGAGFVLAFEFMLSDLAEVVRHAQRPLTQAQVKNYLQMLLKGVAFCHANNIVHRNLKPANLLISASGQLKIADFGLARVFSPDGSRLYTHQVATRWYRAPELLYGARQYDQGVDLWAVGCILGELLNGSPLFPGENDIEQLCCVLRILGTPSPQVWPEIKDLPDYNKISFKEQAPVPLEEVLPDASPQALDLLGHFLLYPPRQRIAASQALLHQYFFTAPLPAHPSELPIPQRPGGPALKAPPGAPHVHDLHVDRPLEESLLNPELIRPFILEG